Proteins encoded within one genomic window of Argiope bruennichi chromosome 7, qqArgBrue1.1, whole genome shotgun sequence:
- the LOC129975871 gene encoding zinc finger protein 596-like: MMCSEASPHQASLKKHLLAHTKERPYICETCNRAFTLKENLKRHYTTHTNERPYTCDICSKTFSSRANLRSHLLTHTREKPYPCELCNKAFSKVSHLKRHSLVHTKEKPYICHICDCAYTRNAHLKRHLATHTKERPYICDTCCKTFFDPCGLRKHLLTHTKERSYICNTCNRSFAQNGNLKRHLLIHTKERPYVCDICSKTFSDQSTLRYHLMTHTKEKPYSCDLCGKAFAQMSVLKKHLRTHTNERPYFCDTCNCSFTQNGHLKKHLLTHT; encoded by the coding sequence ATGATGTGTAGTGAAGCGTCTCCTCATCAGGCaagtttaaagaaacatttactgGCCCATACGAAAGAGAGACCTTATATTTGTGAAACCTGCAATCGCGCGTTTACTCTGAAGGAAAATTTAAAGAGGCATTATACCACTCATACAAATGAAAGACCGTATACTTGTGATATATGTTCTAAGACATTTTCTAGTCGAGCCAATTTAAGGAGTCATTTATTGACGCATACGAGAGAGAAACCGTATCCGTGCGAGTTGTGCAATAAAGCATTTTCCAAGGTGTCACATTTAAAGAGACATTCACTGGTCCACACGAAAGAGAAACCTTATATTTGTCACATCTGTGATTGCGCGTACACTCGGAATGCACATTTAAAGAGGCATTTAGCTACTCATACGAAGGAGAGACCGTATATATGTGATACATGTTGCAAGACATTTTTTGATCCGTGCGGTTTAAGGAAACATTTACTGACACATACAAAAGAAAGATCATATATTTGTAACACCTGCAATCGCTCATTTGCACAGAATGGAAATTTAAAGCGCCATTTATTGATTCATACGAAGGAGAGACCGTATGTTTGTGATATATGTTCCAAGACATTTTCTGATCAGAGCACTTTAAGGTATCATTTAatgacgcatacgaaagagaaaccatatTCCTGCGATTTATGCGGTAAAGCTTTTGCCCAGatgtcagttttaaaaaaacatttacgtaCGCATACGAACGAGAGACCTTATTTTTGTGACACCTGTAACTGTTCGTTTACTCAGAATGGACATTTAAAGAAGCATTTATTGACGCATACGTAA